The proteins below are encoded in one region of Paralysiella testudinis:
- a CDS encoding ArnT family glycosyltransferase, whose product MSAAHLVWVVVLILAWLLLWTPFRPLLVPDEGRYVGVAWEMLRSGNWITPTLNGFPYFHKPPLFYWITAAGLKVFGLHEWVGRLAPVIGATVGIAAVYAWVRQRQDVPTARLFLLLALVQPLVFGGAQYANLDMLVAGMITATLVLLAHSVFLLRNGGRYQTVLAWAYAFAGLGFLAKGLIGLVLPALALLCWLAATRQLKWLPKLLLSGRGWLVLLALVVPWLWAMQQRYPDFFHYFFVVQHFERFAKSGFNNMHPWWFYSALLALFLLPFAYPLWRSIRAGSLNTGTPHADMRWLMWIWAAVIILFFSLPKSKLVGYILPAVLPLVYLCADALVLRHRARVVAGQSGGRVYTGTIVAVSALLCIIAALLTTLQLAKVRHEQPLGHYLQQHLRSGDEVMMLGSYYFSVPFYAALTTPVHIVDNWQDPEIQARDNWKKEIADAAEFTPALASQYLSLPAQLLPAVCTGAPKWLIAGQSTAEQYPLLQSQAPVFEYQGQAIWHIVPGQTSACG is encoded by the coding sequence TTGAGTGCCGCCCACTTGGTTTGGGTGGTGGTACTGATTTTGGCGTGGCTGCTGCTGTGGACGCCGTTCCGCCCTTTGCTGGTGCCGGATGAGGGGCGCTATGTGGGTGTGGCGTGGGAAATGCTGCGCAGCGGCAACTGGATTACCCCCACGCTAAACGGCTTTCCTTATTTCCACAAACCGCCTTTGTTTTACTGGATTACTGCGGCCGGATTAAAGGTGTTCGGTTTGCACGAATGGGTGGGGCGGCTGGCGCCGGTGATTGGAGCCACCGTGGGCATTGCCGCCGTGTATGCATGGGTGCGCCAACGGCAAGATGTGCCGACCGCGCGGCTGTTTTTGCTGCTGGCGCTGGTGCAGCCGTTGGTGTTCGGCGGCGCCCAGTATGCCAATTTGGATATGCTGGTGGCGGGCATGATTACCGCCACCTTGGTGCTGCTGGCGCACAGTGTGTTTTTATTGCGCAACGGCGGGCGTTACCAAACCGTGTTGGCGTGGGCGTATGCCTTTGCCGGGCTGGGCTTTCTGGCCAAAGGGCTGATTGGCTTGGTGCTGCCGGCACTGGCCTTGCTGTGCTGGCTGGCGGCCACACGCCAGCTTAAATGGCTGCCCAAGCTGTTGCTGAGCGGGCGCGGCTGGTTGGTGTTGTTGGCCTTGGTGGTGCCGTGGCTGTGGGCGATGCAGCAGCGCTATCCTGATTTTTTCCATTATTTCTTTGTGGTGCAGCATTTCGAGCGCTTTGCCAAAAGCGGCTTCAATAATATGCACCCATGGTGGTTTTATTCGGCCTTGTTGGCGCTGTTTCTGCTGCCGTTTGCTTATCCGCTATGGCGCAGCATCCGCGCAGGCAGCCTTAATACGGGCACGCCCCATGCCGATATGCGCTGGCTGATGTGGATTTGGGCGGCGGTGATTATCCTGTTTTTCTCCTTGCCCAAATCGAAATTGGTGGGCTATATCCTGCCTGCTGTGCTGCCGCTGGTGTACTTGTGCGCCGATGCCTTGGTGCTGCGCCATCGTGCGCGCGTGGTGGCAGGGCAAAGCGGTGGTCGCGTTTATACCGGCACCATTGTGGCCGTTTCGGCACTGCTGTGCATCATCGCCGCCCTGCTCACCACCTTGCAGTTGGCCAAAGTGCGCCATGAGCAGCCCTTGGGGCACTATCTTCAGCAACACTTGCGCAGCGGCGACGAAGTAATGATGCTCGGCAGCTATTATTTTTCAGTGCCGTTTTACGCCGCCTTGACCACACCGGTGCATATTGTGGACAACTGGCAAGACCCGGAGATTCAGGCCCGCGACAACTGGAAAAAAGAAATCGCTGATGCCGCCGAATTCACCCCCGCCTTGGCATCGCAATACCTAAGCTTACCGGCGCAATTATTGCCCGCCGTTTGCACCGGCGCGCCCAAATGGCTGATTGCTGGCCAAAGCACTGCCGAGCAATATCCGCTGTTGCAAAGCCAAGCGCCGGTATTCGAATACCAAGGTCAGGCCATTTGGCATATTGTGCCCGGCCAAACGTCGGCTTGCGGTTGA
- a CDS encoding phosphatase PAP2 family protein, with protein sequence MYTAHLANQAGLRAPAEKIMLDDLNKSLFLLINAKEGDADVVRLAAVFLAQYFNWVVGLGLTAYLLATKQPKLWLKLLGSCAVALVLAYVIGKLYYHPRPFILGLGQTVVGQHDTSSFPSRHLTFYWALVLPLCGFVRTRRLGLGLVVLGLIEAWARIYVGVHYPLDMVGSLLVALVASSVVWYWGGGVWPTSNQTNRG encoded by the coding sequence GTGTACACTGCGCACCTTGCCAATCAAGCCGGGCTGCGTGCGCCGGCGGAGAAAATCATGTTGGATGACCTGAATAAAAGTTTGTTTTTGCTAATCAATGCAAAAGAAGGTGATGCCGATGTCGTGCGGCTAGCGGCGGTTTTTCTGGCGCAATATTTTAACTGGGTGGTGGGGCTGGGCTTAACGGCGTATCTGCTGGCCACCAAACAGCCCAAGCTGTGGCTGAAACTGCTGGGCAGTTGTGCGGTGGCGCTGGTATTGGCTTATGTGATTGGCAAGCTTTACTACCATCCGCGCCCGTTTATACTGGGCTTGGGGCAAACAGTGGTGGGGCAGCACGACACATCTTCATTTCCCAGCCGCCACCTCACTTTTTACTGGGCGCTGGTGCTGCCTTTATGCGGGTTTGTACGCACGCGCCGTTTGGGCTTGGGCTTGGTCGTATTAGGGCTCATCGAAGCTTGGGCGCGGATTTATGTGGGCGTGCATTATCCGTTGGATATGGTGGGCTCCTTGCTGGTGGCGCTGGTGGCCAGCAGTGTGGTGTGGTATTGGGGCGGTGGTGTATGGCCTACATCCAATCAAACAAACAGGGGCTGA
- the serB gene encoding phosphoserine phosphatase SerB, translated as MSVHVLVLQHPQLPGCNLGCLKPWFAQLPALVFDNTVLRMPVAANFALPEAVQAALQAQAIDWAVLPDKAFGDFGLLVSDMDSTLITIECVDEIAAGVGLKEQVAAITERSMRGELDFAQSLRQRVALLQGLPESELARVYDEVLQLSPGAEYLLAECRRHGVKFMLVSGGFTYFTERLRHDLGLNYAYANTLLMNNGHLSGTLGGRLIDAQAKADLLAEYADKLGLSRAQTLAMGDGANDIPMLAAAGIGIAYHAKPKTEAAADVSVRFGGLDAVRKWFRP; from the coding sequence ATGTCTGTCCATGTTCTGGTTTTACAGCACCCGCAACTGCCCGGCTGCAATTTAGGCTGCCTGAAGCCTTGGTTTGCGCAGCTGCCCGCCTTGGTTTTCGACAACACCGTGTTGCGCATGCCCGTGGCTGCCAATTTTGCACTGCCTGAGGCCGTTCAGGCAGCCTTGCAGGCGCAAGCCATCGATTGGGCGGTGCTGCCGGACAAAGCATTTGGTGATTTTGGCCTACTGGTGAGCGACATGGATTCCACGCTGATTACGATTGAATGCGTGGATGAGATTGCCGCCGGGGTGGGTTTAAAAGAGCAAGTGGCGGCGATTACCGAGCGCTCGATGCGCGGCGAGCTGGATTTTGCCCAATCGTTGCGCCAGCGTGTGGCCTTGCTGCAAGGGCTGCCTGAAAGCGAGTTGGCGCGGGTATATGATGAAGTATTGCAATTGTCGCCCGGTGCCGAATACCTGCTGGCCGAATGCCGGCGGCACGGGGTGAAGTTTATGCTGGTGTCCGGCGGCTTTACCTATTTCACCGAGCGCCTGCGCCACGATTTAGGGCTGAATTATGCCTACGCCAACACCTTGCTGATGAATAACGGCCACCTGAGTGGCACACTGGGCGGCCGCCTGATAGACGCACAAGCCAAAGCCGATTTGCTGGCCGAATACGCCGACAAACTGGGCTTAAGCCGCGCGCAAACCTTGGCCATGGGCGACGGCGCCAACGACATCCCCATGCTCGCAGCCGCCGGCATCGGCATAGCCTATCATGCCAAGCCCAAAACCGAGGCCGCTGCCGATGTGTCAGTGCGCTTCGGCGGCTTGGATGCGGTGCGCAAATGGTTTCGGCCTTAA